From a single Sinomonas atrocyanea genomic region:
- the nagB gene encoding glucosamine-6-phosphate deaminase, with product MEIVILRDAHEVGRTAASAVAALLARRPDAVLGLATGSSPLPVYDELARLHAEDGLDFSRASGFALDEYVGLPGDHPESYRSVIRRDFAERVNIDPVRVHSPDGAAADLEDACARYEQAILDAGGVDLQILGIGTDGHIGFNEPGSSLASRTRIKTLTEQTRRDNARFFSSIDEVPHHVVTQGVGTIMAARHVVLVATGAVKAGAVHGLVEGPVTAMCVASVLQFHPHATVIVDEAAASALDLADYYRHIYDNKPSWQGL from the coding sequence ATGGAAATCGTCATCCTCAGGGACGCGCACGAGGTCGGCAGGACCGCCGCGTCCGCCGTCGCCGCGCTGCTGGCCCGCCGGCCCGACGCGGTGCTCGGGCTCGCCACCGGGTCCTCGCCCCTGCCCGTCTACGACGAGCTGGCCCGCCTCCACGCCGAGGACGGGCTCGACTTCTCCCGCGCCTCGGGGTTCGCCCTCGACGAGTACGTCGGCCTGCCCGGGGACCACCCCGAGTCCTACCGGTCCGTGATCCGCCGCGACTTCGCCGAGCGGGTCAACATCGACCCCGTGCGCGTCCACAGCCCGGACGGCGCCGCCGCCGACCTCGAGGACGCATGCGCCCGGTACGAGCAGGCGATCCTCGACGCCGGGGGAGTGGACCTCCAGATCCTCGGCATCGGCACGGACGGGCACATCGGCTTCAACGAGCCCGGGTCCTCGCTCGCCTCCCGCACCCGCATCAAGACCCTCACCGAGCAGACCCGGCGCGACAACGCGCGCTTCTTCTCCTCGATCGACGAGGTCCCGCACCACGTGGTCACCCAGGGCGTCGGGACCATCATGGCCGCGCGGCACGTGGTGCTCGTGGCGACCGGCGCCGTCAAGGCCGGGGCCGTGCACGGGCTGGTCGAGGGACCCGTCACCGCGATGTGCGTCGCCTCGGTCCTGCAGTTCCACCCGCACGCGACGGTGATCGTGGACGAGGCCGCGGCCTCGGCCCTGGACCTCGCCGACTACTACCGGCACATCTACGACAACAAGCCCTCATGGCAGGGCCTGTGA
- a CDS encoding transporter, producing MVAHLIRLKLTLLRNGLRRSPWQLVGVIIGALYGLWILALALVGLVALRAVPVPIAETVLVLAGSLLVLGWALTPIVLSGIDLTLDPARFALYPIPLRQLLLGQAAAGLIGVPGVCTALALAGTTVTWARGGLVVAAAVLGALLALALCVVTSRLVASIVAELASSRRFRDVTRILFIVPIMFLGPGISLLARGIGEGGTTAVSQAAAVLGWTPLGAAFSAPAAVAEGRVGEAAAKLLITAAALVLAAWGWSWALARALENPGSRGSGRSPAPRRGLGAFGWMPATPAGAVAARALTYWIRDPRYTTGLIVVPLLPVVLFVASRAGRHSSGSVLEGPFPLAGAISAFVLAWSISADVSYDSTAFSMHLAAGVRGWADRLGRAAALLLFALPAVALITALPFALAGDWALFPALLGLALGVLLSGVGLSSVVSARYTVAVPLPGESPFKKPAGNSAQTLLVQFGGVVALGILAAPEIVLTVLAAATGAAGFAWATLGVGVLLGGALLAAGVLLGGRLMDARGPELYSSLVRVR from the coding sequence GTGGTTGCACACCTGATCCGGCTCAAGCTCACCCTCCTGCGCAACGGCCTGCGCCGCAGCCCCTGGCAGCTGGTGGGCGTGATCATCGGGGCCCTGTACGGGCTCTGGATCCTCGCGCTCGCCCTGGTGGGGCTCGTGGCCCTCAGGGCCGTCCCGGTTCCCATTGCCGAGACCGTGCTGGTGCTCGCGGGCTCCCTGCTCGTGCTGGGCTGGGCCCTGACCCCGATCGTGCTCTCGGGGATCGACCTCACGCTGGACCCTGCCCGGTTCGCGCTCTACCCCATCCCGCTGCGCCAGCTGCTCCTCGGGCAGGCCGCCGCGGGGCTCATCGGCGTGCCGGGGGTGTGCACCGCGCTCGCGCTCGCCGGGACCACGGTGACGTGGGCGCGCGGAGGCCTGGTCGTCGCCGCGGCCGTGCTGGGCGCGCTGCTCGCGCTCGCGCTGTGCGTGGTCACGAGCCGCCTCGTGGCGAGCATCGTGGCGGAGCTGGCCTCCTCGCGCCGGTTCCGCGACGTGACCCGGATCCTGTTCATCGTGCCGATCATGTTCCTTGGCCCCGGCATCTCGCTGCTCGCCCGCGGCATCGGCGAGGGCGGCACCACGGCCGTCTCCCAGGCCGCGGCCGTGCTGGGCTGGACGCCGCTGGGCGCGGCCTTCTCGGCGCCCGCGGCGGTGGCCGAGGGCCGGGTGGGCGAGGCGGCCGCGAAGCTGCTGATCACCGCCGCGGCGCTCGTCCTCGCTGCCTGGGGATGGTCCTGGGCGCTCGCGCGGGCCCTCGAGAATCCCGGCAGCAGGGGATCCGGGCGCTCGCCGGCCCCGCGGCGGGGGCTCGGCGCCTTCGGCTGGATGCCCGCCACGCCGGCGGGCGCCGTCGCGGCCCGTGCCCTCACCTACTGGATCCGCGATCCCCGGTACACCACAGGGCTCATCGTGGTGCCGCTGCTGCCCGTGGTGCTCTTCGTCGCCTCGCGCGCCGGCCGGCACAGCTCCGGATCGGTGCTCGAGGGACCGTTCCCGCTCGCCGGGGCGATCTCCGCCTTCGTCCTGGCCTGGTCGATCTCGGCCGACGTCTCCTACGACTCGACGGCCTTCTCGATGCACCTGGCCGCGGGCGTGCGCGGCTGGGCCGACCGGCTGGGGCGGGCTGCGGCCCTGCTGCTCTTCGCCCTGCCCGCAGTGGCGCTCATCACCGCGCTCCCGTTTGCCCTGGCAGGCGACTGGGCCCTGTTCCCGGCCCTCCTCGGGCTCGCGCTCGGGGTGCTGCTCAGCGGGGTAGGGCTGTCCTCCGTGGTCTCGGCGCGGTACACCGTGGCGGTCCCGCTGCCCGGGGAGAGCCCGTTCAAGAAGCCTGCCGGCAACAGCGCCCAGACGCTCCTCGTCCAGTTCGGGGGCGTCGTGGCGCTCGGGATCCTCGCCGCACCCGAGATCGTCCTCACGGTGCTCGCTGCCGCGACGGGCGCTGCCGGCTTCGCGTGGGCGACCCTCGGCGTGGGGGTGCTGCTCGGAGGCGCGCTGCTCGCCGCCGGCGTCCTCCTCGGCGGCCGCCTCATGGACGCGCGCGGCCCCGAGCTGTACTCGAGCCTCGTCCGGGTGCGCTGA
- a CDS encoding ABC transporter ATP-binding protein: MDAPSPAVPVALSLRGLVKTFGGKPAVAGISLDVPAGSFYGLVGPNGAGKTTTLSMATGLLRPDAGTAAVLGVDVWADPVGAKRLLGVLPDGVRLFDRLSGEQLLTYAGLLRGMDRVTVAARVRDLLEAFDLADAGRTLVVDYSAGMTKKIALAAALVHAPRVLVLDEPFESVDPISASGIRAILAEFVRSGGTVVVSSHVMDLVQRMCDHVAVVAQGQILAAGTVDEVRAGASLEDRFVQLVGGPGRTGGLSWLHT, encoded by the coding sequence ATGGATGCTCCCAGCCCGGCCGTTCCCGTCGCGCTCTCCCTCCGGGGCCTTGTGAAGACCTTCGGCGGCAAGCCGGCCGTGGCAGGGATCAGCCTCGACGTGCCCGCCGGCTCGTTCTACGGGCTGGTCGGGCCGAACGGGGCAGGGAAGACCACCACCCTCTCGATGGCCACCGGCCTCCTCCGCCCCGACGCCGGCACGGCCGCCGTGCTGGGCGTCGACGTCTGGGCCGACCCGGTCGGTGCGAAGCGGCTCCTCGGAGTGCTCCCCGACGGGGTGCGCCTCTTCGACCGGCTCAGCGGGGAGCAGCTGCTGACCTACGCGGGACTCCTGCGGGGCATGGACCGTGTGACCGTCGCGGCGCGCGTCCGGGACCTGCTCGAGGCGTTCGACCTCGCCGATGCGGGCCGCACGCTCGTGGTGGACTACTCGGCCGGCATGACGAAGAAGATCGCGCTCGCCGCGGCGCTCGTCCACGCGCCCAGGGTGCTCGTGCTGGACGAGCCGTTCGAGTCGGTGGACCCGATCTCGGCCTCCGGGATCCGGGCCATCCTCGCCGAGTTCGTCCGATCGGGCGGCACCGTCGTCGTCTCGAGCCATGTCATGGACCTCGTGCAGCGCATGTGCGACCACGTCGCGGTCGTGGCGCAGGGACAGATCCTCGCGGCCGGCACCGTGGACGAGGTCCGCGCCGGGGCCTCGCTCGAGGACCGGTTCGTCCAGCTCGTGGGCGGGCCGGGGCGCACGGGGGGACTGTCGTGGTTGCACACCTGA
- a CDS encoding co-chaperone YbbN — MSVPGSRQPQPQLNFRGAVDLSALKARATAAPPASAAHPAPAGAGQPADHAAPAQGAPAPGRIDLDERTFGEVVQRSATVPVVVLLWASYSPESQRLRDDLGTIVSSYAGRLLYTAADVEAFPQLAQAFQAQAVPTAVAILKGQPIPLFQGAASEPQTRQLLDELLRVAAANGVTGTADGVPAAEAEPELPPLHQEAFDAIDRGDFAAAEAAYRRALAEQPADREAKAGLVQVQLMARVAEVDQPAAEAARAAAAASPDDLAAQLRVADLDVAGGHVEDAFSRLVGFISRTGGEDREAARVRLLELFEVVGAADPRVAAARQQLARALF, encoded by the coding sequence ATGAGTGTTCCCGGTTCCCGCCAGCCCCAGCCGCAGCTGAACTTCCGCGGCGCCGTCGACCTCTCGGCCCTCAAGGCGCGGGCGACGGCGGCCCCGCCCGCCTCGGCCGCCCACCCGGCGCCCGCGGGCGCCGGGCAGCCCGCCGACCACGCGGCGCCCGCGCAGGGCGCCCCGGCACCGGGCCGGATCGACCTCGACGAGCGGACCTTCGGCGAGGTCGTCCAGCGCTCGGCGACCGTGCCCGTCGTCGTGCTCCTGTGGGCCTCCTATTCGCCCGAGTCCCAGCGGCTGCGCGACGACCTCGGCACGATCGTCTCCTCCTACGCCGGGCGGCTGCTCTACACCGCCGCGGACGTCGAGGCCTTCCCGCAGCTCGCCCAGGCCTTCCAGGCCCAGGCCGTGCCGACCGCCGTCGCCATCCTCAAGGGCCAGCCGATCCCGCTCTTCCAGGGCGCGGCGTCCGAGCCGCAGACGCGCCAGCTCCTCGACGAGCTGCTGCGGGTCGCCGCGGCCAACGGCGTCACCGGCACCGCCGACGGCGTCCCCGCCGCCGAGGCGGAGCCGGAGCTGCCCCCGCTGCACCAGGAGGCCTTCGACGCGATCGACCGTGGCGACTTCGCCGCGGCCGAGGCCGCGTACCGCAGGGCGCTCGCCGAGCAGCCCGCGGACCGCGAGGCCAAGGCGGGGCTCGTCCAGGTCCAGCTCATGGCCCGCGTGGCCGAGGTGGACCAGCCCGCGGCCGAGGCCGCCCGGGCCGCCGCCGCGGCGTCCCCCGACGACCTCGCCGCCCAGCTCCGGGTCGCGGACCTCGACGTGGCGGGCGGGCACGTGGAGGATGCGTTCTCGCGCCTCGTCGGATTCATCTCCCGCACCGGGGGCGAGGACCGGGAGGCGGCACGCGTCCGGCTGCTCGAGCTCTTCGAGGTGGTCGGCGCCGCCGATCCGCGGGTGGCCGCGGCCCGGCAGCAGCTCGCCCGCGCCCTCTTCTGA
- a CDS encoding AI-2E family transporter, whose protein sequence is MGENHQPEPVEPESPSAAGTNPPVKHPVIGTGHTAEHHGGREFMRTVAQRLRTPLPGAQPRVRFEMPPIAEAEEGSPLAPLSKDRGLGEPGPRVSNRNPVYVGFMGTVGVGIALALYYIAAHTTQLLLWILAALFISLGLDPVVRWLESRRIPRALGIAVTILALLGVLGAFFGTLIPTMVDQITQLVNNVPTWINDFLASDFYKSIDEQFGIKTRVTEELQKFGQDSTAVTNLFGGVLGFGTTVANSLFGVLIVVVLSLYFLSAMPAMKRWAYRLAPRSRRVRVQALSEEITRSVGNYVIGQVCVAALNAAFAFIVMTILKVPFAALLAFMVGFLAFIPLVGGVVAGTVISLVALTGGWQTAVILAAAYFAYLQFEAYFISPRIMQRAVAVPGPVAVISVIAGGSLLGVLGALIAIPTAASVMLLMREVFITRQDQH, encoded by the coding sequence GTGGGAGAGAACCACCAGCCCGAACCAGTCGAGCCGGAGTCTCCCTCCGCCGCGGGGACGAACCCGCCCGTCAAGCATCCGGTGATCGGGACCGGGCACACGGCCGAGCACCATGGCGGCAGGGAGTTCATGCGCACGGTCGCCCAGCGCCTGCGGACGCCGCTGCCGGGGGCGCAGCCGCGGGTGCGCTTCGAGATGCCGCCCATCGCCGAGGCGGAGGAGGGCAGCCCCCTCGCCCCGCTGTCGAAGGACAGGGGCCTCGGCGAGCCCGGGCCGCGGGTCTCGAACAGGAACCCCGTCTACGTGGGGTTCATGGGGACCGTCGGCGTGGGGATCGCACTCGCGCTGTACTACATCGCAGCGCACACCACCCAGCTGCTGCTGTGGATCCTCGCGGCCCTGTTCATCTCCCTCGGGCTGGACCCCGTGGTGCGGTGGCTCGAGTCGCGCCGCATCCCCCGTGCGCTCGGCATCGCCGTGACGATCCTCGCGCTCCTGGGCGTGCTGGGCGCGTTCTTCGGCACGCTCATCCCGACGATGGTCGACCAGATCACCCAGCTCGTGAACAACGTCCCGACCTGGATCAACGACTTCCTCGCCTCCGACTTCTACAAGAGCATCGACGAGCAGTTCGGCATCAAGACGCGGGTGACCGAGGAGCTGCAGAAGTTCGGCCAGGACTCGACCGCCGTCACGAACCTGTTCGGCGGGGTCCTCGGCTTCGGGACCACGGTGGCGAACTCCCTGTTCGGGGTGCTCATCGTCGTCGTCCTCAGCCTCTACTTCCTCTCCGCCATGCCGGCGATGAAGCGGTGGGCCTACCGGCTCGCACCCCGCTCCCGCAGGGTGCGGGTGCAGGCGCTCAGCGAGGAGATCACCCGGTCGGTGGGCAACTACGTCATCGGGCAGGTCTGCGTCGCCGCCCTGAACGCGGCCTTCGCCTTCATCGTCATGACGATCCTCAAGGTGCCCTTCGCCGCGCTCCTGGCGTTCATGGTCGGCTTCCTCGCGTTCATCCCGCTCGTGGGCGGCGTCGTCGCGGGCACGGTCATCTCGCTCGTGGCGCTCACCGGCGGCTGGCAGACCGCCGTCATCCTCGCCGCCGCGTACTTCGCCTACCTCCAGTTCGAGGCGTACTTCATCTCGCCGCGCATCATGCAGCGCGCCGTGGCGGTGCCCGGCCCGGTCGCGGTGATCTCGGTGATCGCGGGCGGCAGCCTCCTCGGCGTGCTCGGGGCGCTCATCGCGATCCCGACCGCGGCCTCGGTGATGCTGCTCATGCGGGAGGTCTTCATCACGAGACAGGACCAGCACTAG
- a CDS encoding alpha/beta hydrolase, whose translation MSFDPASYVFTEPDGPAAIRANTVLPARRENIELRTEDGLTLVGELALPQDTEPVATLITLHPLPTHGGFMDSHVYRKASFRLPALAGMAVLRFNTRGTSSARGTSEGQFEEGVGERADVEAAVRFAAERGLPRRWLVGWSFGTELALKYGAVPPVVDEIDGAVLLSPPLHRAGDADLDAWAACGRPLTVLVPELDDYLRPAEAVQRFARVPQARVVGVEGAKHLWVGEKFVQRVLGEVVDDVLGESPELPAVWDGPTATAS comes from the coding sequence ATGAGCTTCGACCCCGCCTCCTACGTGTTCACCGAGCCCGACGGGCCCGCGGCGATCCGCGCCAACACCGTCCTGCCCGCGCGCCGCGAGAACATCGAGCTGCGCACCGAGGACGGGCTCACGCTCGTCGGGGAGCTGGCCCTGCCGCAGGACACGGAGCCGGTGGCGACCCTCATCACGCTCCACCCGCTGCCGACCCACGGCGGCTTCATGGATTCGCACGTCTACCGCAAGGCCTCCTTCCGGCTCCCCGCGCTCGCGGGCATGGCCGTCCTGAGGTTCAACACGCGCGGGACCTCGAGCGCGCGCGGAACGAGCGAGGGCCAGTTCGAGGAAGGCGTCGGCGAGCGGGCGGACGTCGAGGCCGCGGTGCGCTTCGCCGCCGAGCGCGGGCTTCCGCGCCGGTGGCTCGTGGGGTGGTCCTTCGGCACCGAACTCGCGCTGAAGTACGGGGCCGTGCCCCCGGTCGTGGACGAGATCGATGGGGCGGTCCTGCTCTCGCCGCCGCTGCACCGCGCGGGCGACGCCGACCTCGATGCGTGGGCCGCGTGCGGGCGGCCCCTGACGGTGCTCGTGCCGGAGCTCGACGACTACCTGCGCCCTGCCGAGGCCGTGCAGCGGTTCGCGCGGGTGCCGCAGGCGCGCGTCGTCGGCGTCGAGGGCGCGAAGCACCTCTGGGTGGGCGAGAAGTTCGTGCAGCGGGTGCTGGGCGAGGTCGTCGACGACGTGCTCGGTGAGTCCCCGGAGCTCCCTGCCGTGTGGGATGGGCCGACGGCGACCGCCTCCTGA
- a CDS encoding ATP/GTP-binding protein: MPRSNRPRRRPAAAPRSDRDAADARDGRDDFNPERVLAGFARLESAPDGDWRVRQVTTRSAAKVYTCPGCSRTIPPGTAHLVVWADDHLFGEEAGIAERRHWHTHCWRTRTYRYR; the protein is encoded by the coding sequence ATGCCCCGCTCGAACCGCCCACGACGCCGCCCTGCCGCCGCCCCCCGCAGCGACAGGGACGCCGCGGACGCGCGCGACGGGCGGGACGACTTCAATCCCGAACGCGTGCTCGCCGGGTTCGCCCGGCTCGAGTCCGCGCCGGACGGCGACTGGCGCGTCCGGCAGGTGACGACCCGCAGCGCGGCGAAGGTGTACACGTGCCCTGGGTGCTCGCGCACCATCCCGCCGGGGACGGCCCACCTGGTGGTCTGGGCCGACGACCACCTGTTCGGCGAGGAGGCCGGGATCGCCGAGCGGCGGCACTGGCACACGCACTGCTGGCGCACCCGCACGTACCGCTACCGGTAG
- the nucS gene encoding endonuclease NucS: protein MRLVIARCSVDYVGRLKAHLPLATRLLVVKADGSVLVHSDGGSYKPLNWMSPPATLRVVSPEESELEDGVLEQWTVQSAKTDDRLIVNVHEVVHDSSHELGVDPGLIKDGVESDLQRLLAEQIETLGPGYSLIRREYFTAIGPVDILARDATGATVAVELKRRGDIAGVEQLTRYLELLNRDPLLAPVRGIFAAQQIKPQARVLAADRGIDCVTLDYDAMRGVDDVESRLF, encoded by the coding sequence GTGCGACTCGTCATTGCCCGGTGCTCCGTCGACTACGTGGGGCGCCTGAAGGCCCATCTGCCCCTCGCGACCCGCCTGCTCGTCGTCAAGGCGGACGGTTCGGTGCTCGTCCACTCGGACGGCGGGTCGTACAAGCCGCTGAACTGGATGAGCCCGCCGGCCACCCTCCGCGTCGTCTCCCCCGAGGAGTCCGAGCTGGAGGACGGCGTCCTCGAGCAGTGGACGGTGCAGTCGGCCAAGACGGACGACCGGCTGATCGTCAACGTCCACGAGGTCGTGCACGACTCCTCCCATGAGCTCGGCGTGGACCCCGGCCTCATCAAGGACGGGGTGGAGTCCGACCTCCAGCGGCTCCTCGCGGAGCAGATCGAGACCCTCGGGCCGGGCTACAGCCTGATCCGCCGCGAGTACTTCACCGCCATCGGCCCGGTCGACATCCTCGCGCGAGACGCGACCGGCGCGACCGTCGCGGTCGAGCTCAAGCGGCGCGGCGACATCGCCGGCGTCGAGCAGCTCACGCGCTACCTCGAGCTCCTCAACCGCGACCCGCTGCTCGCGCCCGTGCGGGGCATCTTCGCCGCCCAGCAGATCAAGCCGCAGGCGCGGGTTCTTGCGGCCGACCGCGGGATCGACTGCGTGACGCTCGACTACGACGCGATGCGCGGCGTGGACGACGTGGAGTCCCGCCTGTTCTGA
- a CDS encoding N-acetylglucosamine-6-phosphate deacetylase, translated as MTTAAAAPDSTAQTRLTLRGRIVSDGAVEEDGLVAVEDDRIEYAGPAADFDAAAFGGQSVSVPDGALLLPGLVDLHCHGAAGVDFPTADEEQARRGIAFLHGRGTTTFLASLVTASREDLLRGVALFSQLDDEGLVAGVHAEGPFLSHARCGAQNPDFLLEPDVDFAMELIEVSDGSLATVTYAPELPGASDLVDLLTAHGVTPSLGHTACDDATAEASLEQARDGLTAAGFDGAEGVPTVTHLFNGMPPLHHRSPGPVAACLRAAAAGAAVVELVADGVHLAPATVRTVFELVGSANIALVTDSMAAAGLSDGHYMLGPSPVTVAGGVATLDANGSIAGGTATLLEVVARTAAAGVPLADAVLSATAVPAAVLGRSDEFGSLRRGLRADIVATDPDLGLAAVVRAGRVLPSAR; from the coding sequence ATGACGACCGCCGCCGCTGCCCCGGATTCCACCGCCCAGACCCGGCTCACCCTCCGCGGCCGGATCGTGAGCGACGGCGCCGTCGAGGAGGACGGCCTCGTCGCCGTCGAGGACGACCGCATCGAGTACGCGGGGCCCGCCGCGGACTTCGATGCCGCGGCCTTCGGCGGCCAGTCGGTGTCCGTCCCGGACGGCGCGCTGCTGCTCCCCGGGCTGGTCGACCTGCACTGCCACGGCGCGGCCGGCGTCGACTTCCCGACGGCGGACGAGGAGCAGGCGCGGCGGGGCATCGCCTTCCTCCACGGGCGCGGGACGACCACGTTCCTCGCGAGCCTCGTCACCGCCTCGCGCGAGGACCTGCTCCGCGGCGTCGCGCTCTTCTCGCAGCTCGACGACGAGGGCCTCGTGGCGGGTGTCCACGCCGAGGGGCCCTTCCTCTCGCACGCGCGCTGCGGGGCACAGAACCCGGACTTCCTGCTCGAGCCGGACGTCGACTTCGCGATGGAGCTCATCGAGGTCTCGGACGGCTCGCTCGCGACGGTGACGTACGCGCCGGAGCTGCCCGGCGCGTCCGACCTCGTCGACCTCCTGACGGCCCACGGCGTCACGCCCTCGCTCGGACACACCGCCTGCGACGACGCCACGGCGGAGGCCTCGCTCGAGCAGGCGCGGGACGGGCTCACGGCCGCGGGGTTCGACGGTGCCGAGGGCGTGCCCACGGTGACGCACCTCTTCAACGGCATGCCGCCGCTGCACCACCGCTCCCCCGGTCCCGTGGCGGCCTGCCTCCGCGCTGCCGCCGCCGGGGCGGCCGTCGTGGAGCTCGTGGCCGACGGCGTGCACCTCGCCCCCGCGACCGTCCGCACCGTCTTCGAGCTCGTCGGCTCGGCCAACATCGCCCTCGTCACCGACTCGATGGCCGCGGCCGGGCTCAGCGACGGCCACTACATGCTCGGCCCCTCCCCCGTGACCGTGGCCGGCGGCGTCGCAACCCTCGATGCGAACGGCTCGATTGCCGGAGGGACGGCCACCCTGCTCGAGGTCGTGGCCCGCACGGCGGCCGCCGGGGTGCCGCTCGCCGACGCCGTACTCTCCGCCACCGCTGTCCCCGCCGCCGTCCTGGGCCGCTCCGACGAATTCGGCAGCCTGCGCCGCGGGCTGCGGGCCGACATCGTGGCCACGGATCCGGACCTCGGCCTGGCCGCGGTCGTCCGCGCTGGCCGGGTGCTCCCCTCGGCACGCTGA
- a CDS encoding cold-shock protein, whose product MAQGTVKWFNAEKGFGFITPDNAESDVFVHYSEIKANGFRTLEENQRVEFEIGQGAKGPQATGVSAI is encoded by the coding sequence ATGGCACAGGGGACCGTCAAGTGGTTCAACGCCGAGAAGGGGTTCGGCTTCATTACCCCGGATAACGCCGAATCGGACGTCTTCGTCCACTATTCGGAGATCAAGGCGAACGGCTTCCGCACACTGGAGGAGAACCAGCGCGTCGAGTTCGAGATCGGCCAGGGGGCCAAGGGCCCGCAGGCCACCGGAGTCAGCGCCATCTGA